A portion of the Granulosicoccus antarcticus IMCC3135 genome contains these proteins:
- a CDS encoding response regulator transcription factor: MAHEILIVEDERNIALSLEFLMKQAGHTVRCVADGQDALDAVADLLPDLILLDVNLPTLDGYTVCSTLRADERTREVRVLMLTARGREIEREKGLAAGANDYLTKPFSTRELVERVATLLGEA, from the coding sequence ATGGCACACGAAATACTCATCGTGGAGGACGAACGCAACATCGCCCTCTCGCTCGAATTCCTGATGAAACAGGCAGGCCACACTGTGCGCTGCGTTGCCGATGGCCAGGATGCACTGGATGCCGTCGCTGACTTATTGCCTGATCTGATCCTGCTGGATGTCAATCTGCCAACGCTTGATGGTTACACCGTCTGCTCCACACTGCGCGCCGATGAGCGTACTCGAGAGGTGCGGGTGCTGATGCTGACCGCCCGGGGCCGTGAGATTGAACGGGAAAAAGGCCTTGCTGCCGGTGCCAACGATTATCTGACCAAACCCTTCTCCACCCGTGAGCTTGTCGAGCGGGTAGCCACCTTGCTCGGTGAGGCATGA
- a CDS encoding HPF/RaiA family ribosome-associated protein has protein sequence MQIQIRTDNHIHVHETRATELEDIVKHALRHCSQHVTRVELHLSDNIGTKPGQQDKCCAMEVRLEGRQPMAVTEHSGTVGGSVTGASEKLARMVKSTLDRAADRRPPAPAAEPEAVDIDADADLDTDSDFEQTDSK, from the coding sequence TTGCAAATTCAGATCAGAACCGATAATCACATTCATGTACACGAAACTCGGGCAACCGAGCTTGAAGATATAGTGAAGCACGCGCTGCGACATTGCAGCCAGCACGTCACACGGGTCGAGCTACACCTGAGCGACAATATCGGTACGAAGCCTGGTCAGCAAGACAAGTGTTGCGCCATGGAAGTCCGTCTGGAAGGCCGTCAACCCATGGCCGTGACAGAACATTCCGGAACCGTCGGCGGCTCCGTCACCGGTGCCTCTGAAAAACTCGCCCGCATGGTTAAAAGCACATTGGATCGCGCCGCTGATCGGCGTCCACCGGCGCCCGCGGCAGAACCAGAGGCCGTCGACATCGACGCAGACGCAGATTTGGATACGGACAGCGACTTTGAGCAGACCGATTCCAAATAA
- a CDS encoding M20/M25/M40 family metallo-hydrolase has protein sequence MSIVKPWTSPMPEEQFGLMRDIISAPSPVGFESAMTLGVLKPYFDGFMPDSWGMHKYVGNASVVWDSHPGEDKRFSIMLVGHADKIRLQIRKISSDGKIWINSDSFLPNTLVGHEVTVFSEEPDEPGQYRSLKGGTIEALGAIHFVNSDLSSGRKGIRPNSLYLDLQMHGRHRSEQVKRLGLRPGDPILLDRPIKQGFSPDTFTGAYLDNGLGCFITAEVARLVVEAGGTHNVRCLYAIASHEEIGRFGSRVLAGELKPDVLIAVDVNHDYVAAPGISNRKMQPLEMGKGFTLSTGSIVSEQLNVRIRQTAKKFDIPFQIDVTGRDTGTDGMASVFAGVDSAATSIGLPIRNMHTISESGHTGDVLAAVHVLKETILGMDTEDELRSVFRESHPRLDQTTSMTHQGPATSTGHKTSDSI, from the coding sequence ATGAGTATTGTCAAACCCTGGACCTCACCCATGCCCGAAGAGCAATTCGGTCTGATGCGAGACATTATCTCCGCACCCAGTCCGGTCGGCTTCGAATCAGCAATGACGCTTGGCGTACTGAAGCCGTACTTTGACGGCTTCATGCCAGACTCCTGGGGCATGCATAAATACGTTGGCAATGCCAGCGTGGTATGGGATTCCCACCCGGGTGAAGACAAACGATTCAGCATCATGCTGGTTGGTCATGCTGACAAGATTCGCCTGCAGATTCGCAAAATCAGTAGCGATGGAAAAATCTGGATCAACAGTGATTCATTTCTACCCAACACACTGGTGGGTCATGAGGTCACTGTGTTCAGTGAAGAGCCTGACGAGCCGGGCCAGTATCGAAGCCTCAAAGGCGGCACTATTGAAGCCCTGGGCGCGATTCATTTTGTAAACTCCGATCTGAGCTCCGGACGCAAAGGTATTCGGCCCAATTCCCTGTATCTCGACTTGCAGATGCATGGCAGACACCGATCAGAACAAGTCAAACGTCTTGGCCTGCGTCCCGGCGACCCCATTTTGCTTGATCGCCCCATCAAACAGGGCTTCAGCCCGGATACCTTCACCGGCGCTTATCTGGACAATGGCCTGGGTTGCTTTATTACGGCGGAAGTGGCGCGACTGGTGGTCGAGGCTGGAGGCACCCATAACGTACGATGCCTGTATGCGATAGCCTCGCATGAAGAGATCGGACGGTTCGGCTCACGTGTTCTGGCCGGTGAGCTGAAACCTGATGTGCTCATTGCTGTTGATGTGAATCATGATTACGTTGCAGCACCGGGTATCAGTAATCGAAAAATGCAGCCCCTGGAGATGGGCAAGGGTTTTACGCTGTCAACGGGCTCGATCGTCAGTGAGCAGCTCAATGTTCGAATCAGGCAGACAGCAAAAAAATTCGACATCCCGTTTCAGATCGATGTCACTGGCCGTGATACAGGCACTGATGGCATGGCGTCGGTATTTGCAGGCGTTGATAGTGCTGCCACATCAATAGGCCTGCCCATACGCAATATGCATACGATTTCCGAGTCGGGCCATACCGGCGATGTATTGGCCGCAGTACATGTATTGAAGGAAACCATACTTGGCATGGATACAGAAGATGAGCTGCGCTCTGTCTTCAGAGAGTCGCACCCACGTCTTGATCAGACAACATCCATGACCCATCAAGGTCCTGCAACGTCTACGGGGCACAAGACAAGCGATTCGATCTGA
- a CDS encoding phytanoyl-CoA dioxygenase family protein codes for MSKDEPGDVLSARLLALAEQQITLCVDTSQQSDSSQYNGQSEASTFLQLFDSVDVEHRLPLLEADTLVRYRSLLKMRWPLLSTWLEAASNLPLIQHADTAQDKPTLPPDISRLLGSTLHQHFDSACKALSCLIDGSPMDVKPHEQAAMTAFMRVCTERLPSTDRMDRQLSGAIISGLLTELSTLLNHPGESRTDRRITRRRLRAGISDLLDILDVLSLQSTEHVLLYSDDYLDNRREQRARRLLETACKNNSDCTQIRLALARLHARLGNIHRSLPLLQTMLLASPDNVQIRTELASMLLHNLEFGEAIDHFKQSLEQANADQTLQLHRKLELAVELNECEVSAALDDIVPTITLTDEERFSGACDPAKLSLAAKLYQLYGTLVIHNVYSTELIEQCHEEFLNRYRRYFTNRKHSSALQIGDRRFQVSLALSGAFNNPEFYANAFMMPLMKRLLGEQVIIGSTVCATSLPGSRDQHGHKDHRALFTDTPDDEPMALPPVAVTTMIPLVSVNEDNGTTLVKKGSHRLSKRASNRLDYQAPIVPAGSCYLMDLALTHKGQGNRTEQVRPIVNMVYHRSWFVDNKNFRNQPPLQIDSVEYRQIPAEHRHLFDWAIQPGAGVNTPR; via the coding sequence TTGAGTAAAGACGAACCAGGCGATGTGCTGTCTGCACGATTGCTGGCACTGGCTGAACAACAGATCACGTTGTGTGTGGACACCTCTCAACAGAGTGACAGCAGTCAATATAACGGCCAGAGCGAGGCTTCCACGTTCCTGCAACTATTTGATTCAGTGGATGTGGAGCACAGGTTACCGTTACTGGAAGCCGATACTTTGGTGCGCTACCGGTCGTTGCTGAAAATGCGCTGGCCACTGTTATCGACGTGGCTTGAGGCTGCATCGAATCTGCCACTCATCCAGCATGCCGACACGGCACAAGATAAACCTACGCTGCCCCCCGACATCAGTCGACTACTAGGCAGCACCTTGCATCAGCACTTCGACAGCGCATGCAAAGCCTTGAGCTGTCTGATTGATGGCTCACCGATGGATGTAAAACCACATGAACAAGCAGCCATGACTGCTTTCATGAGGGTGTGCACCGAGCGCTTACCCTCTACTGATCGGATGGATAGACAACTCTCTGGTGCGATCATCAGTGGCTTGTTGACAGAGCTCTCTACGCTGCTTAACCATCCTGGTGAATCGCGAACAGATCGCCGTATTACTCGCAGGCGTTTGCGTGCCGGAATCAGTGATCTGTTGGACATTCTGGATGTTCTCAGCTTGCAATCAACCGAACATGTTCTTCTGTATTCGGACGACTATCTGGATAACAGGCGAGAACAGCGTGCGCGTCGACTGCTTGAGACCGCTTGCAAGAACAACAGCGATTGCACCCAAATACGACTGGCACTCGCCAGACTCCACGCCAGGCTCGGGAACATTCACCGATCACTACCGCTTTTGCAAACAATGCTTCTAGCCAGCCCCGACAATGTCCAGATACGGACAGAACTGGCATCGATGTTGTTGCACAATCTTGAATTTGGCGAAGCTATTGATCATTTCAAACAGTCGCTTGAACAGGCCAATGCCGACCAGACTCTGCAACTCCATCGCAAACTTGAACTGGCTGTGGAGCTCAACGAGTGTGAAGTCTCAGCTGCATTAGACGATATTGTGCCGACAATCACATTAACTGACGAAGAGCGATTCAGTGGCGCCTGCGACCCCGCCAAACTCTCGTTGGCAGCAAAGCTCTACCAGCTCTACGGTACGCTGGTGATTCACAATGTGTACTCGACGGAACTCATTGAACAGTGCCACGAGGAATTCCTGAATCGCTACCGGCGCTACTTCACCAACCGTAAACACAGCTCTGCCCTGCAAATCGGCGATCGTCGTTTTCAGGTCAGCCTGGCGCTCAGTGGAGCCTTCAACAATCCTGAATTCTATGCCAATGCATTCATGATGCCACTGATGAAAAGACTATTGGGCGAACAAGTGATTATCGGCTCTACCGTCTGTGCGACATCCTTACCCGGTTCTCGTGATCAGCACGGCCACAAGGATCATCGCGCATTGTTTACCGACACGCCAGATGATGAGCCCATGGCATTGCCACCAGTGGCTGTTACGACCATGATTCCGCTGGTTTCTGTCAATGAAGACAATGGCACAACGCTTGTCAAGAAAGGCAGTCATCGACTCTCAAAGCGTGCATCCAACCGTCTCGATTACCAGGCACCAATCGTTCCGGCAGGCTCCTGTTATCTGATGGATCTGGCGTTGACCCACAAAGGCCAGGGAAACCGAACTGAACAGGTGCGCCCCATCGTCAATATGGTTTATCACCGCTCATGGTTCGTGGACAACAAGAACTTCAGAAACCAGCCGCCGCTACAGATAGACTCTGTTGAATACCGACAGATTCCGGCAGAACATCGTCATCTGTTTGACTGGGCCATTCAACCCGGAGCTGGCGTGAATACACCGCGTTGA
- a CDS encoding exonuclease domain-containing protein, which produces MRIQDRAYASFACRRMLSLEQQRRRWLKCAPAGALRDYYQVPFAKPDTLSSATRYLALDIETTGLVPQRDELLSIGFVPIYAHELRLSGARHYLVRPEQAIPESSAIVHGILDDRAREGLSLAEALPPLLQALAGHVLVAHSARIEHDFLDIACRRLYGCAFVTPMVDTLELEQRKILRAGSIIAPGSLRLDALRQQYGLPRYRAHDALSDAIGAGELLLAHIAHRTNKRPLRLNELTRSY; this is translated from the coding sequence ATGCGTATTCAGGATAGAGCCTATGCAAGCTTTGCATGTAGACGCATGCTCTCACTGGAGCAACAAAGGCGCCGGTGGCTCAAGTGCGCCCCCGCCGGTGCATTGCGAGATTACTATCAAGTACCCTTTGCAAAGCCTGACACATTGTCATCCGCGACACGCTATCTCGCACTGGATATCGAGACCACGGGACTGGTACCGCAGCGTGACGAGCTTCTGAGTATCGGGTTTGTGCCAATCTATGCGCACGAACTGCGTCTGAGTGGCGCTCGCCACTATCTGGTACGCCCAGAGCAAGCCATCCCCGAGTCCTCGGCCATTGTGCACGGCATTCTGGACGATCGTGCGCGGGAGGGCCTGTCACTCGCCGAGGCACTGCCACCACTTCTACAGGCGCTTGCCGGCCACGTTCTGGTCGCACACAGTGCACGTATCGAACATGACTTTCTGGATATTGCCTGCCGGCGACTCTACGGATGTGCTTTCGTTACCCCCATGGTTGATACCCTCGAACTCGAGCAGCGCAAGATCTTGCGTGCAGGTTCCATCATCGCTCCCGGCTCACTTCGCCTGGATGCCTTACGCCAGCAGTACGGACTACCACGATACCGCGCCCACGATGCGCTGAGTGATGCGATCGGCGCAGGAGAGCTTCTGCTGGCGCACATTGCACACCGCACCAACAAGCGCCCCTTACGGCTCAATGAGCTCACTCGCTCTTACTAA
- a CDS encoding DUF294 nucleotidyltransferase-like domain-containing protein, whose product MDIEQLEIRDFVGAQRPFDQLPDEALVAAVTEMSVRYVRRETEVLALEDGEPALSLVRSGAVELRGESGELLARFGEGDLLGYRASAHELAPTDHHIALEDSLLYRLPASIVDKLCNEHSQLAWYLAPTGAGRLRDAVHHHDDANDSPLNLTDTRLGELLGRQPVHLPPTASIKLAAERMSQENVSSMLIVEDEALFGILTDRDLRLRVIAAGIDYQSPVSEVMTLAPITADIETIAYDALLTMARNRIHHLPVLDGSRVAGVVTSSDFIERHSTSSIYLAADIHRQNTVETLVAIARRLPVLVQNLAAAGASAERTQRVVTGLADTFTIRLLELAELELGPPPVDYAWVVAGSQARGEFTIASDQDNALILDDAFDPARDDAYFEAMACFVCDGLNQCGQSYCPGDVMASNPEWRQSLSNWQARFTNWIDNPDPTALMHGCTFFDLRHVYGDAALTATLRSSMLERTRGNSIFLSHLAGNALSRHPPLGFFRNFVLSGGRDDAGVLDLKHAGVVPIVDLARVYTLAAGMDVVNTRERLEAAGATDELSESGARDLCDALTFLLDTRYRHQARQLDAGIETDNLVAPDSLSRFERGHLKDAFSIVRTMQRALAQRSGH is encoded by the coding sequence ATGGATATAGAGCAGCTTGAAATTCGTGATTTCGTCGGTGCACAGCGCCCTTTTGACCAGCTACCCGACGAGGCGCTAGTCGCAGCCGTCACCGAGATGTCAGTGCGTTATGTCCGGCGCGAAACAGAGGTACTTGCCCTGGAGGATGGCGAGCCTGCGCTGAGTCTTGTACGCAGCGGTGCCGTAGAGCTTCGCGGTGAATCCGGCGAGTTACTCGCACGCTTTGGTGAGGGAGATTTACTGGGTTATCGGGCGTCGGCGCACGAGCTGGCACCCACCGATCATCATATCGCGCTTGAGGACTCTCTGCTCTATCGGCTGCCGGCAAGCATCGTTGACAAGCTTTGCAACGAACACAGCCAGCTTGCCTGGTATCTGGCACCCACCGGTGCCGGGCGACTACGCGATGCCGTACATCATCACGACGATGCGAACGATTCACCTCTCAACCTGACTGACACCCGCCTTGGGGAATTGCTGGGACGCCAACCGGTTCATCTTCCCCCCACCGCCTCGATCAAGCTGGCAGCTGAACGGATGAGCCAGGAGAATGTATCCTCCATGCTCATTGTCGAAGATGAAGCACTGTTTGGCATACTCACCGATCGTGACTTGAGACTGCGCGTGATCGCGGCAGGCATCGACTATCAATCCCCTGTGAGCGAGGTGATGACGCTAGCTCCCATCACTGCCGATATCGAAACCATCGCCTACGATGCGTTATTGACAATGGCTCGCAATCGTATCCATCATTTGCCGGTACTGGACGGTAGCCGTGTTGCAGGCGTGGTGACAAGCTCGGATTTCATAGAACGACATAGCACATCGTCAATCTATCTGGCAGCCGATATCCATCGCCAGAATACCGTTGAAACACTGGTCGCCATTGCCCGCAGGCTGCCGGTACTGGTCCAGAATCTGGCTGCTGCTGGCGCCTCTGCCGAGCGTACACAGCGGGTCGTCACGGGACTTGCCGATACGTTCACCATTCGCCTGCTGGAACTTGCCGAGCTGGAACTCGGTCCACCACCGGTTGACTACGCCTGGGTTGTCGCAGGTTCACAGGCGCGGGGTGAATTCACCATCGCCTCCGATCAGGACAATGCGCTGATTCTGGATGATGCGTTCGACCCTGCACGCGATGATGCCTATTTTGAGGCAATGGCCTGCTTCGTCTGCGATGGTCTGAACCAGTGTGGTCAGAGCTATTGCCCTGGTGATGTCATGGCAAGCAATCCTGAATGGCGCCAATCGCTGTCAAACTGGCAGGCACGTTTCACAAACTGGATCGACAACCCTGACCCCACCGCACTGATGCACGGCTGCACCTTCTTCGACTTACGTCATGTCTATGGCGATGCCGCCCTGACAGCCACCTTGCGCAGCTCAATGCTTGAGCGTACGCGTGGCAATTCTATCTTTCTGTCGCACCTTGCCGGCAATGCTCTCTCCCGTCATCCGCCGCTTGGCTTCTTTCGTAACTTTGTTCTCAGCGGTGGTCGTGACGATGCAGGCGTTCTCGATCTGAAGCACGCAGGCGTTGTGCCCATCGTGGATCTGGCCCGTGTGTATACACTAGCGGCCGGCATGGATGTGGTAAACACTCGCGAACGACTCGAGGCGGCTGGTGCCACCGATGAGCTGAGTGAAAGTGGCGCTCGCGATCTGTGTGATGCGCTGACTTTCCTGCTGGATACGCGTTACCGACATCAGGCACGACAGCTTGATGCGGGCATCGAGACGGACAATCTGGTGGCGCCTGACTCGCTTTCGCGCTTCGAACGCGGCCACCTGAAAGACGCTTTTTCAATCGTACGCACCATGCAGCGTGCGCTTGCACAGCGCTCCGGACACTGA
- a CDS encoding sensor histidine kinase, which yields MLSGGVILGASLGYLGLLFLIAHLGERAAAANRSLIANPYVYTLSMAVYCTAWTYYGSVGRAASTGIGFLPIYLGPTLMAATWWFVLRKIIRISRQQRLNSIADFIASRYGKSALLGGLVTVVAVVGILPYISLQLKAVSTSYAVLRDYPELGNAAAHASPWQDTALWIALAMAAFTILFGARNVDATERHEGMVAAVAFESLFKLVAFLAVGLWVTFGLYDGPGELFRQASTDPRLLSLVTTQSLPGGYTSWLSLTLLSMVAIMFLPRQFHMAVVENVDENHVRRAMWLFPLYLLVINLFVLPLGFAGEMRFAAGSVDPDTYVLTLPLAEQHAKLALFVFLGGLSAATGMVIVATIALTTMVSNELVMPILLRTRGRLFTTRLDAGRTLIRIRRVTIIVLMLLAYLHFYLVGESYSLVTIGLVSFCAVAQFTPAVLFGLYWKAASRIGAIAGLVAGFVIWLYTLLLPEFAQAGWLPSDLLDEGPMGIALLRPFALFGLQGLDPISHSLFWSLLANTGLFVTLSLFGTRSVNERVQAARFVDVFNDGGRALDVDSLPGHASVADLEALLSRFLGPVRTSQAFAEVLGATQTHSSVDNNERRQAIAAPVLVERCERLLAGAIGAASARVMIDSITGGTAPSIESVLSILEESSKVRSHSRRLERQSRQLEKATDELRSANERLQELDRLKDEFVATVSHELRSPLTSIRAFSEILLTNPEMETAQREEFLGIVVKESERLTRLVDQVLDLAKIESGRMEWRHEVCDLRRLVTDSLATVSQLFRERDIELVQTLPDEAISLNVDSDRIIQLLVNLLSNSVKFCDPTAGRVQLRLSSTDDGYRIEVEDNGAGIAADDVEHVFEKFHQASRANAGESLGTGLGLPISRHIAEHHGGHLHVAHTGPGSTVFAFDLPADTATGHEPDSRTEH from the coding sequence ATGTTGTCAGGCGGCGTCATCCTGGGCGCCTCACTCGGCTACCTGGGATTACTGTTCCTCATCGCCCACCTTGGCGAGCGCGCCGCTGCCGCCAACCGTAGCCTGATTGCAAATCCCTACGTCTACACCCTGTCCATGGCCGTCTATTGCACAGCCTGGACCTACTACGGCAGTGTCGGGCGTGCCGCCAGCACGGGCATTGGTTTTCTGCCCATCTACCTTGGGCCCACTCTGATGGCCGCAACGTGGTGGTTCGTGCTCAGGAAGATCATTCGCATCTCCCGCCAGCAACGACTGAATTCGATCGCAGATTTCATTGCCTCACGCTATGGTAAAAGCGCCCTGCTCGGTGGCCTTGTCACCGTCGTTGCAGTGGTCGGTATCCTGCCCTATATCTCGCTCCAATTGAAAGCAGTGTCGACAAGCTACGCGGTGTTGCGCGACTACCCTGAACTGGGCAATGCCGCCGCTCATGCCTCGCCCTGGCAGGATACCGCGCTCTGGATTGCACTGGCAATGGCGGCTTTCACGATCCTGTTCGGAGCACGTAACGTGGATGCGACCGAACGCCATGAAGGGATGGTCGCAGCCGTGGCTTTCGAGTCGCTGTTCAAGCTTGTCGCCTTTCTTGCCGTTGGATTGTGGGTCACCTTTGGACTGTACGACGGACCCGGAGAGCTGTTTCGCCAGGCCTCGACAGACCCGCGACTACTGTCCCTTGTGACAACACAAAGCCTACCCGGTGGTTACACCAGCTGGCTGTCACTGACGCTCCTGTCCATGGTTGCCATCATGTTCCTGCCACGCCAATTCCACATGGCAGTGGTAGAAAACGTCGATGAAAACCATGTGCGCCGCGCCATGTGGCTGTTCCCGCTCTATCTGCTGGTTATCAACCTGTTCGTGCTGCCACTCGGATTTGCCGGCGAGATGCGCTTTGCAGCTGGCAGCGTCGATCCGGACACCTATGTGTTGACACTACCGTTGGCCGAACAGCATGCCAAACTTGCCTTGTTTGTCTTCCTGGGCGGACTCTCGGCCGCCACCGGCATGGTCATCGTTGCCACCATTGCCCTCACGACGATGGTATCGAACGAGCTGGTCATGCCGATACTACTGCGCACGCGCGGACGACTATTCACCACCAGGCTGGATGCAGGACGAACACTGATACGCATACGTCGTGTGACCATTATCGTACTGATGCTGCTTGCCTATCTGCATTTCTATCTGGTCGGTGAATCGTACTCACTGGTGACCATCGGCCTGGTGTCCTTCTGCGCCGTGGCGCAATTTACACCTGCCGTACTGTTCGGGCTCTACTGGAAAGCGGCGAGTCGGATTGGCGCGATCGCAGGGCTTGTTGCAGGATTTGTGATCTGGCTCTACACATTGCTGCTGCCAGAGTTTGCACAGGCCGGCTGGCTACCCTCAGATTTGCTCGACGAAGGGCCAATGGGTATCGCCTTGCTTCGCCCCTTTGCACTATTCGGCTTGCAGGGACTCGATCCCATTAGCCATTCACTGTTCTGGAGCTTGCTGGCGAATACCGGCTTGTTCGTCACGCTCTCGCTGTTCGGCACCCGTTCGGTTAACGAGCGCGTGCAGGCGGCGCGTTTCGTGGATGTCTTCAATGATGGTGGCCGAGCTCTGGACGTCGACTCATTACCAGGCCACGCATCAGTGGCTGATCTGGAAGCCCTGCTCAGTCGTTTTCTGGGCCCGGTACGCACCTCGCAAGCCTTTGCCGAGGTGCTAGGCGCCACTCAGACACATTCTTCGGTTGATAACAACGAGCGTCGCCAGGCGATTGCAGCACCCGTACTGGTTGAACGTTGCGAGCGGCTGCTGGCCGGGGCAATTGGTGCGGCCTCGGCGCGCGTCATGATCGATTCGATCACCGGTGGCACCGCGCCGAGCATTGAGAGTGTGCTCAGTATTCTGGAAGAAAGCTCCAAGGTACGCAGCCACAGTCGTCGCCTCGAACGTCAGTCCCGCCAGCTTGAGAAAGCCACAGACGAGCTACGTTCTGCCAATGAGCGACTGCAGGAGCTTGATCGACTCAAGGATGAATTTGTTGCAACGGTTAGTCATGAACTGCGCTCCCCACTAACCTCCATCCGTGCCTTCTCCGAGATCCTGCTCACCAACCCGGAGATGGAAACCGCGCAACGTGAAGAGTTTCTGGGTATCGTTGTCAAGGAGTCCGAGCGCTTGACGCGACTTGTTGATCAGGTGCTGGATCTTGCCAAGATTGAATCGGGCCGGATGGAGTGGCGTCACGAGGTGTGCGATCTACGGCGTCTTGTTACCGATTCTCTCGCCACCGTCAGTCAGCTTTTTCGCGAACGTGACATCGAGCTTGTACAGACACTTCCGGACGAGGCCATATCACTTAATGTCGATAGCGATCGCATCATCCAGCTACTCGTCAACCTGCTGTCCAATTCAGTCAAATTCTGCGACCCGACTGCGGGTCGTGTGCAACTGCGTCTGTCCAGCACTGACGATGGCTACCGTATCGAAGTGGAAGATAACGGGGCGGGCATCGCAGCCGACGATGTCGAACATGTCTTCGAAAAATTTCATCAGGCCAGCCGTGCCAATGCAGGCGAGTCTCTGGGCACCGGGCTGGGGCTACCCATCTCGCGCCACATCGCTGAACATCATGGCGGACATCTACATGTGGCTCACACCGGCCCGGGGAGTACGGTGTTTGCGTTCGACCTGCCAGCCGATACAGCGACAGGACATGAGCCTGATTCGCGAACGGAACACTGA